ttcacctgaacagtacgaatagcatgtgaaatcaaatagagatatattagatactattcgtactgttcaagtgaaatcaaatagatatatatatatatatatatatatatatatgggtttaaaaaaattgttagtttttcacttatattgattttcttttactcaaaatttgaaaataaagaaaacatttaatcataaatattatcgagtgtttctatcgaattaaatttggacagaaaaaataaacaaaagaaaagtatgacaaaaagaaataagtgattgacactttcaaattttaagacaatcaCAAGATAAGTAATTCAACTATTGGTCTTAAAAATGTCGAGtagaaattcaaatttaaactgaaatttgttaTGATTATAGAATTCAAGTTAGCacccattaattagatgaccttattatacaactcaataaaaaaattattaccaaaagaaaaaggtcacaaatattgaatagattcaaatggtgaaatcatataaatatatacatgggtttcaaacaaaattattagcttaaaacccctatatatatctattgaatagcatgtgtCTAACtatgattagcatgtttagatgaaatctaatagagataaattacatgctattcgtattgttcaggtaaaatcaaataaacatatacgtgggtttatagaaaaaaagctattcacacacatgatcaatgagggataaaaaattcattttgaaaaatgtgagggatgaaaaaattcattttttgaaatgtgaggaacgaaacaattcattttgtaaaatgttagggatgaaaaaattcattttgtgaactgtgagggactatgaatcaaattatataaaaatttgatttgacaattttgcccttaaaaaatgatcacatgcaagtcaCGTAGTGGATTCCGGCAAAAAACTAGTCAAAAACTTAGGTAGGAACCAAATTTGGTCAATATGAATTTATAAGAGatgtaaaattatacttttaaaagtgagagacgaaaaaaaaacatcttgtaaaatgtgagggacgttttgaacgattttcccttaaAAAAATCAAGCAACTTGAAGCTCAACAAAGACTATTTAAAACCAACTTCTATGGCCATTTTCCAGCCACCTCAAGAAAATCTTCCTCCTGAAGTGATGGAGATAGTATTGATCATTGCTTTACTTTCAGCTCTTCCCATAATTTTCCTGATTCTTCTTCAGAAAAACAGCAGGAAATCATCAACAAAATCTCATCCTCCTCTCCCTGGTCCTCCTGGCATTCCAATCATTGGAAACATGCATCAGTTTGATCCCTCAGCCCCACATAGCTATCTCGGGGAGCTTTCCAGAAAGTATGGCCCTCTCATGTCCCTCAAGCTCGGATCCTTGCCAGTACTTGTGGTTTCTTCAGCAAGAATGGCAGAAGAGGTTATGAAAAATCACGACTTAATTTTCTGTAGCCGACCACCTATGCTTGGCCAGCGAAAATTGTCCTACAATGGCCTGGACATCGCGTTCGCTCAGTACAATGAGCAATGGAGAGAATTGAGAAAGATTTGTGTTCTTCATCTCTTGAGCTCCAAGAGAGTTCAATCATTTCGTCCTATACGCGAAGATGAGGTCTACCGAATGATTCAAAAGATATCCCGGGAATCTGCTTCATCACAAGTAACTGACTTGACTCACACTTTATTGTCTCTCACAAGTACAATGATTTGCCAAATTGGATTTGGAAAAAGGTATGACGAGGAAggccaagaaagaaaaagattccaCTTTCTCTTGCAAGAAGCTCAGGCAATGTTTGTTGCATTCTATTTCTCTGATTATTTTCCTACAATTGGTTGGTTGGATAAATACACTGGGATGCTATCTCGACTGGAGAAAGTTTTCAACAAGCTTGATTTGTTCTACCAAGAACTCATTGATGAGCACCTGGATCCAAATAGGCCAACGTCAATGGATGGAGACATTATTGATCTCTTGATTCAATTACAGAAGGACAGATCAACTACGTTTGATCTGACTGTGAACCACATCAAGGCCACGCTTATGGTAATAAACTAACTCTTTAACATACTATTCCAGTACAGAGTGTGATATACAGGTTCTGTTAGTTCTTTTCTACTTGAAATTGCAATCATATCTTATGAAAAATAATGCTGCTTAATATGAATACTATACAATTTAATTCTGACACAAAGCCAAACACAGcgttatttatttgtttttctatttacATCCTTAAGTTAATTGGCACTATTACATACCAACTCCAAGTTCAAATTCTGATAGAGAGGTTGTGTTTTGGGTCTCCACCAGAATTGGATAGGATGAGAGTCATAATTTTGTCTTACACAAATgttgatttatttcaattggaTACAATTGGTCTTGATGAACAAGAAGCATTGGAATCAGcccttttttagaaaaaaagaatttgTAATATTTCCTAAACATAATGTTTATCCACCTCTTTATTGCTCATACATCACATTccaaaaattttacattttactgtctgaaaaaaatttctaaatgaTCTTCAACCCAAACACATGAAAAGTTTTAGGCTTAGgaaattcattgatgattatcttttttgtttttcaataaACAACTGCAGAACGTATTTTTTGCCGGGTCAGAAACTTCAGCAGGCACAGTAATCTGGGCAATGACAGCACTTATCAAGAACCCTACGGCACTGGAAAAAGCTCAAAACGAAATCCAAGAGGTGCTTGGAGAGAAAAAAATGATAGATGAAGATGATATTCAAAAGCTTCCCTATCTCAAAGCAATCATCAAGGAGACTATGAGATTGTACCCAGTTGCTCCTCTTTTAGTCCCAAGATACACAATGGAAAGTTGCATCCTAGACGGGTATGAGATCCAGCCCAAGACTACCGTTTACGTGAACGCTTGGGCAATTGGAAGAGATCCTGAGTATTGGAATCCACACGAGTTCTTGCCTGAGAGATTCTTGAATAGTACTATAGATGCAACAGGGAAACACTTTCAATTGATCCCGTTTGGGGCAGGCAGAAGAGGCTGCCCGGGATACTCCCTGGGAATAGCAGCTGTGGAGCTTGCACTTGCTAATCTTTTGAACTCATTCAATTGGGGATTGCCTTCTGGAGTGAAGAAAGAGGACATTGATACTGATGTTTTACCGGGTCTTGCTATGCTTAAGAAAAATGCCCTGCGACTTGTGGCAAAGAAACGTGTGTCTTCGTAGTAAGAAAAAACATGTCAAATGGGATCAGAATGTGTAGTTCATATACAATGTACGGCCATTTGGAATGAAAGAGTTTCATACGTTTGTATTGGAAGCTCAAACCCGTAAGCCGACGAAGCTTAGAGGGAAGTTTGTATAGATAACGTCACTTTTCCATTAACCTAAGATTGCTTTGGAAAATCATCCTTCCAGCATTTGCTATAATAACTAGTCACTTTGGTTTAATGGAATGATTGCTGTGGGGGTCTCACATCAAATGTTAGCAGAATTGAACTTCGCACTCATTATCGATCTGCTGAAGTCGAGCACTGGAGCATATATACTCTACAAAATGGGGTGTTACCTGCGAATTATGATGCAACTATGGAAGAAACAAATACATTAACAATAGAACGGAGTACTTACTTGTATGGCAAATCATTGAAATAAACCTTCACATATTAATTTATTTCTAGTGTTAAGTCTAACTGAGGCAGCAAGTACGAACGTAAATTTAATATGTTGAAACAAATCTTTTAATTTAAGCAAACTGTGCTTGAAATCTTTGACTTTTTTCGTAAATGAAGTCATGGAAGATGCTTGAATGCAGTTAGATCCTCAACTATTGGGACGTAGGAACAGTTTAGGAAACCAAACAATGTGATCCGGAATCATTTCTGATAAGCATTACGTAAAGAATGCAGAAATTATTTGcaaagaaaatgtatttttcAAACTCAAGGACCATGCATGGGCGCGTTGGGATTCTTGATGATAAATAGGTCAGGACATGTGAGCGGTGGGTTCATACTTCAATGCGAAAATCATTTACTTCGAGTAAATTCCCAAAAAGTGTGACTTTTTAAACTAACTTCCCAAAGGGTGGTGTTTTTTTAGTATCTTCTCAAAGGATGAAAAACGCATCCAGGGAATGcgtttttataaataaaaatgcaaTTGTCAAATgcgttattttatttttcatcaatttattttaatatgaaaaaattggtcaaataacGCATTATTAGAATGCGTTTTTTGATCTCACCATACAACGCATTTTGGAAATGCATTATTAACATATGTATAAAAGAGCGAATGccatggctcaaaagggatggTTGTTTTGCTGATGTGTCCAATAGTAATTGGTTGGAGTGTGTTCGTCCGTCTGTGTGTGTGtggttttttttcctcttctttttcaaaCAATCAAATGCAGATGTGATGGATGGGAGAAGGTTACCTGCTCCCAACTTTTCAGTGATGGTAGCGGTTCCTTTTCTCCACTCATTTCATTAACCATCCGACTCCCTCTCTCCAACActtcctttctcttctttttttccctcatcctcACAAAGAAAGCTgcactttttctctctcttcaatTTCGGAAGCATTTTCtctcttcaatttttttctGATAGATGACAACAGAATCAAAAAGTTGGCTGGAATATTTTTGCTTCAAAAACTCTTCTTAATTCTTTTTTCCAAAGCATCTTTATTAGCCATTTTTCCCCCTTCTATTATTTACCAGATTAATTGTctaatttttcccttttatgaTGTTGTGATGTTGATCAAGTTGAGGATCAAAGCCAGTGCTGTCGACTTGAGGATCAAGTTGAGAGGGAGATGGGAACTCTAGGagtcctttcctttccttttgcttcGATCCAAACGGTGCCTTAAGATTTCGGCTCTCTGAAGAATGAGGCTGTCAGAGAGACTGGGATTTCTTCAACCTCTCTGATTTTTAGCCTatgatttcttttttcatcaTCGACCATCAGAAACCAATAGCCCTTCAGATGCAGTTTCTGCTTATGATTAATCACAGAAACCCACCTTAAAGTTTTTGAACCAGACCTTTCATAAATAGCAGcattactactactactattgATTCTGCTCATCTTCTCGAGAAGCCTGCTTGTCTGAAAGCTGTGGTGATTCTTTACCTTTCAGAGCAAATGGGTCAGTGCATTGAGCCAAATCTGACCCGTATCTTGGCTGGGCAACCCGGATGGCATATATGATGGGGAGGAAGAGAAGATGATCCATCACATTGCAACCGGCGTTGCAGCCATGGCGGTGTCACTTTCTTTTTGCCTGACCTAAGATGATACATCTGAGCCTGAACCTTGATCATTTTCCCCCTTCGATGGCATCGTTATTTTTCTGAAAATAaaagcaagttttttttttcactatcAAGAAAttgggcttttttttttgttggttggGTACACTGAGGAATGAAGTTAAATCAATACAAAATTGCAGTTTactctggaaaaaaaaattgacgtTGTGATGTTGCAGGTACATAATTTGGAAATTTCCTCCACCATCTTCATGCGATTTTGTaagttttgtttttccattttgaagGTAGATTCTATAAggttattttcttaaaaaattgtaTTCTTTAACATTGTTTCCCATGCCTCTCGAACCCTCTCAGTTTAaggaagaaaatagaaaaagtaaATCAGTGTTCCTGAAATAAAGCACTTGCTCTGCATCTCGTTTTACCTTTATGGATTTCTGTCTAAATGTTTGTCATGTGGGGTTTATTTTGTGGGTAGTTTGGTTCACCACTTCTATATATTTCTTGTTCAGTTTTGGAGTATGTGGAAAGCAAATGAGTCTTTAAAATTGCTGGCCCGCCTGGTGGTTTTGGAGAAAGTACCTTACGGAAGTATTTCTAAGAAGGATTTTTCaagttgttttgcatttcaaaagttctccccTACAATTAAATTTTTTACCAAACAATTTATTTGGATTAACCTGGATTTCAAATATTCAAAATCCTCCGTGAAATCTAATTCCATGAAACTAAACTGATTTTTGTGGGAGTTTTCGTACATTTGATCATTCTTAGTCCCATTTATTGTGGTTTTCTACCAGTACAATCTGGTGTTTGTATCAGTGATGTTGGAGTCCTTGATTGGATTTCAAGAAATTGTAGGTTTATGGTGTACTGCCTTGTATACTAAATCATTTGGTATATAATCTTTTTTTCAAGTTAAATTGGTGTTAAATTGATCCTAATGATGGACCAATGTGATTTTCATGCTAAAAAAGTCTTGTGTCGTTGATGGCTTGATAATTTTTGGGAGTTTAGTAAGCTGTTGTGAGTAGTATTTTTTAGTGATAACGGTATTATTCACTATGCCATTTTAAGAATTGTACCTGACCACATGGATATTTTCTCCTCCTGGTGGTTTggtgctttttcctttttaaatacCTGGAGGCTTTTTTTGATTGAACTATTTGATGATTTGACTTGTTGCTTATGGTTATACGTTGGTTTGTTTTGACAGCCGTGTGTGTGAAAAATCCCATGATATTATCTGTAAGTATGGCCTGATGTGCTGCAGACAATACTTCTGCAGTAATGCTAAGGAGATTGGATTCATTAAGGTAATGGATTTGAAGTTTTAAGAAAGGAATGATCGTATTGTTaccttctttaaaaaaaaaaaactaaccgAGCTACTAGGACGTGGATATTGTTTTCATCGTCATGTCAATATTCATATTCAAGTTAGGATCTGATTGtgcatttaaattttcttgtgccTGCGGTTCTAGATACGAGTATATGCCAATTTAAGAATTTTGTAGTTGGTTGTTGGCACACTGTGATACTGAGTTATGGGTCTTGCTTTTCCATTTTTGTGTCCTTCTTGAATAAATTACTAAATCattttgaattttcttgcatttgtCATTGCAATATAATTGAAAGAATAGGTCTTTGCCTCCTTGCTAGCGGATTTTGTTGAGCAAGCTGCCATTAGAGATAAATGGATCCCAAGTTGTTATTTGCTTTGAATTTGAACAATTTTGGATGTTCTAATTTGCCATTGAACTTGAATTGGTATGTGAATCAACAAATTCTACCATATACTGTTCTTTAATATGCGGTATCACATATTTTCTTGAGGTTGTCTTTGGTGTGACTATTTTGTGAATGCAattatggtgaattttttatttctattaTAAGAAATTGATGAATTGCAGGCAATGTTTTTAATTAGTTGGTTAATTCTCTTGAACTGATTATTCTGGATCGTATATGTTTTTTATGTCGATGCCATGATAAATTGGTTAAATTGGTTCTCGTTCATTGTGAGCAAATCTAGATTTGTATTGGAACAGAttgcctttctttttttatttaaataagATGAGAAGATCTTTGTAAGACATTTCTTATCATTTTACTATTGCAATAATTACTGGAAAATGCAGAGCCAAGGTATATTTATGCAAAAACATTAATATTCTGGAGTATTTTCAAAGTGAGACTTATTTTAGCTAATGAATACTTATTAGCGGGTTTACAATTTTGTTAAGCTATCAGAGCTTTATTATGCCAGCAATATACTACATAACCTACCTACAACACCTGCCAAAGGTTTTTTTATTACATTTTAGGCAAGAATAAAACGAGTTTTCCACTAAATTATGGTAAGGTTGAGTATTTGTCCTTGGGAAAAATGCCATATTCACATTTgtacatgaaaaatgcaattttttgttttgttacgTGTGTACATTCATGCCCTGTATCTGGTAACATGAAATAATTGCTTAGAATAATCATTTATGTAAATTGATGGGGTCTGATGCCAAGTTTAACATGGGTAGGGAACTGTAATGTAAGTGTTGATTCCTTAAGTGAGATGACTTCAATTAATGACCTGTTTTAATATACTTGATGATAATGTAAAAAGCGAGTTACATAATGCTATAGGGGTTGGGTAAAGGGAAAAGGAGTTATATTACATTGAGGTGGATGTTTGATAAACGTATTTATTTGGAtatgaaaatgataataatgCATAGCGTTTTCGTCCAAAAAGGTGATAGTAGTAATTATTTTTCTATTAAGTTTAGTTCACGATGAAATGTAGTACTTAGTTTGCATTAATTATGGTTGACTCCATCCAAATCTGAGTTTGTTTGTATGTAATTTGCAGGTTGATGGTGCTAAAAATTTCTTGTGGATTTGAACAAGATACTTAAATGAGCTTCTATTTCTTCAAATTGTGAGTGGTTTATGGATGGTTGTATACAATTCTTAAAGTTTTTATTACTTGCCATCTACTTGTACATAGTTTTGCAGTCACAATTGATGCTTTTCTCATTCTGGTGatgttttattctattttactAAGTAGGATGGGAATTAGAGTGTTTAGCAGGTGAATTTGTCAACATTTAATGTCACATACTGTGGTTAACTTATTGCTTTTCTAATGCATGACTGCTAATGCTTGAAATGCATTAGCCTATCTCTATCTTTTTTTTGGGAGGGGAGGGGGGAAATCGAGCATAAACAATAGGTACTTGCTAATTGGAAGTTTAGGATTTTGGCCTTTTTTGGTGGTTTTTTCCTTGGCTAATTATAATCAgccaatacttttttttttggaagtacTACCTAATTATTTTTTCGAGTCTTGGCTGATAGCAGTCGGAATTTTGGAGTCAATTTTATCTTTCACGCTGATTTTTACTTTTCCAGGTCTGTTGTTCTGTTTCTCAGAGATCTGGTATTTATAAAGTTCATGTTAtgttctgaaaattttttcccttGAGAATTTTTCTCAGTTTGCTAcagtcaagaaaagaaaatattaactAGATTTGGCCATGTAGTATGGGTACTGTGTAACTCCACTTTCTCTTTTTGTCTTTCTGCTTCACTCTCTCGTGATCTCCTAGAAATTCCTCACTCAAAGTTACTGGTTTGGTGCTGTCTATAAACTGTATATAGCGGAacccttttttttggtttctacATATCCATTTTTCCTGGTTACGAAATGAGGAATTGAGATATACAATCAAGGGATGgtttttatacttttttttttttggagtggtGCATGATTCACCTCTCAAGGTCATATACATATCTATACTTATTATCCCTTTTTTCTAATGAGATTCCTTTCGATTGATCAGCATCAAAGGGAATACCCACAATAATAGATTACCTGAAATACACTAATAAGCAAACACTATTTGGTTGGAAGATAGAAAAATCAATTCCAAGTGCAGTACATAAGTTGCGATTGGCCTTTATGTGAGCTACTCTATTCCATTCTGTTATGAGTGCTCTGATATCCGCAACCGCATAATGAAGCACTCTATCGTCAGGAATGATGATATTGGACTGGTAAATCGGACTAAACTCAGgctttacttttttttcatgGTCACTTCTCAGATTAAGAAACTCAATTCCAGATTTAGAAagctttaattatgtattgtatgtgaaatttggtgaatttgctaaactttttcttatttagtctcttttttgggtttttatTTCTCATGGCTGTCAGCCTTATAAAATCTGATAATGGCCTAGAAAATGATAAGATAGAGGTACTAAATTTGTCTTTTAAGATTTAATTGTGAGTTGCCATATCTGTCTTTGTAAAAATTTGGCTGCTATTTATGCTATTGGGTCACATTAGGTCAAATGTAAGTGGGCAGTTTTTGGTTGGGAACGGTAGTATACATATTTTGCGGAACTGTGTTAACAAAATGGCACTTCTCACATGTGCAAAAACATCTGATCAGAGGTTGTTTTCATTAGGTAGAAATCGAAATGTTGATATTTTGGATAGTTAATTTTAGTgtaaatttttgtttgtttgaatgGTGTTATTTTCATGACCTTACTATATTGTGTATGGAAGTGGTAATTAGTTTTATGGATCTAGCAAATTCAATGTTTACTTTGTTTTGGTCTCTAATTTGTGGGGAATTTTATTAGGTTGATATATTAATCATGAAGGAAAAAAGCTGCCATAGTTGTTGCCATCTTTTAGTTCGTAGTGGTCTTTAAGATATTAGTTTCTTGTGCAATTTTTTGTGGTGATTGAATTTTAAGGTATTGGCTTAACTACATGAATGGAAATTAATCAATTTGAATGGAAATTGGAGTTGGGAGAGTGAAAATAGCTATtctattttgttgattttaagTCGTGCAAGATTTTTCACTCAACAGGCTCATGCGCATCAGGTGCTCAATTTCCATTCAAATTAATTAGTTTCCCATTTGAGGATgaattggtcaaaaattgatAGTTTAGATACTAAATGcgttataccagaaaatttgaggatgaaatgtattcataactcaaaatttagggATGAAAAGTGACATTTTTCCTTAAATGTTCTATTCATTCAccaaaaaaagaattaactTGCTGCATAACTGTAGTTTTGCCTCTTTAATCATAGACTACGATGTTTAGTAGCTTAGAAATTCTTGTTAGAAAATTCAGTTTTAGTTGACTTAAATCTATATTTGCAAAACATGGTGTTCTCTTAGATTTGTAACATCTCAGTAAGATAAAGCCTGGAAAACTGAACCTTACAACAAATTTATTTTACTTTGTAAAAATGAACTTAATTGAAGAAA
The Coffea arabica cultivar ET-39 chromosome 6c, Coffea Arabica ET-39 HiFi, whole genome shotgun sequence genome window above contains:
- the LOC113691408 gene encoding 6,7,8-trihydroxycoumarin synthase-like, whose translation is MEIVLIIALLSALPIIFLILLQKNSRKSSTKSHPPLPGPPGIPIIGNMHQFDPSAPHSYLGELSRKYGPLMSLKLGSLPVLVVSSARMAEEVMKNHDLIFCSRPPMLGQRKLSYNGLDIAFAQYNEQWRELRKICVLHLLSSKRVQSFRPIREDEVYRMIQKISRESASSQVTDLTHTLLSLTSTMICQIGFGKRYDEEGQERKRFHFLLQEAQAMFVAFYFSDYFPTIGWLDKYTGMLSRLEKVFNKLDLFYQELIDEHLDPNRPTSMDGDIIDLLIQLQKDRSTTFDLTVNHIKATLMNVFFAGSETSAGTVIWAMTALIKNPTALEKAQNEIQEVLGEKKMIDEDDIQKLPYLKAIIKETMRLYPVAPLLVPRYTMESCILDGYEIQPKTTVYVNAWAIGRDPEYWNPHEFLPERFLNSTIDATGKHFQLIPFGAGRRGCPGYSLGIAAVELALANLLNSFNWGLPSGVKKEDIDTDVLPGLAMLKKNALRLVAKKRVSS